A stretch of Enterobacter cloacae complex sp. ECNIH7 DNA encodes these proteins:
- the citF gene encoding citrate lyase subunit alpha, whose product MNQTELLHVNFPHLRDLKPFDTAHSATPWLADSDAKHSRKLCASVEEAVKRCGLQDGMTISFHHAFREGDRVINTVVALLARMGFKNLTLASSSLMTCNDALIEHIESGVITRIYTSGMRGRLADAISHGLMDEPVQIHSHGGRVKLLQDGELNIDVAFLGVPCSDEFGNANGTHGKSCCGSLGYAMVDAHFARKVVLLTEELVPFPNMPASLVQDQVDYIVQVESVGDPAKISVGAARVTSNPRELMIARYAADVIEHSGYFKPGFSMQTGSGAAATACTRFMEEKMERSGVKARFALGGITGSLVDLHEKGLIEKLLDTQCFDGQAAASLARNPNHVEISTNVYANPGSKAASCDQLDVVILSALEIDVDFNVNVITGSDGVMRGASGGHCDVAAAANLTIVVTPLLRSRIPTVVKRVTTRLTPGESIDVLVTDHGIAVNPARPEIRERLLEAGLKVVDISALYERAISLTGVPKPIEFTDKIVGVIRYRDGSVIDTVRQVKEEV is encoded by the coding sequence ATGAATCAGACTGAACTTCTTCACGTGAATTTCCCCCATCTGCGGGACTTAAAACCGTTTGATACCGCCCACAGCGCGACGCCCTGGCTGGCGGACAGCGACGCGAAGCACAGCCGTAAACTCTGTGCCTCTGTTGAAGAGGCGGTTAAGCGCTGCGGTCTGCAGGACGGGATGACCATCTCCTTCCACCACGCGTTTCGCGAAGGCGACCGGGTAATCAACACCGTCGTGGCGCTGCTGGCGCGAATGGGCTTCAAAAACCTGACGCTGGCTTCCAGCTCGCTAATGACCTGCAACGACGCGCTGATCGAGCATATTGAAAGCGGCGTCATCACCCGGATTTATACCTCCGGTATGCGCGGCAGGCTGGCGGACGCGATCTCCCACGGGCTGATGGACGAGCCGGTGCAAATTCACTCCCACGGCGGTCGCGTGAAGCTGCTCCAGGACGGCGAGCTGAATATTGACGTGGCGTTTCTCGGCGTGCCGTGCAGCGATGAGTTTGGCAACGCCAACGGGACGCACGGCAAATCGTGCTGCGGCTCCCTGGGCTACGCCATGGTGGACGCGCACTTTGCCCGTAAGGTGGTGCTGCTGACCGAAGAACTGGTGCCGTTTCCGAATATGCCCGCCAGCCTGGTGCAGGATCAGGTGGACTACATCGTGCAGGTTGAGAGCGTGGGCGACCCGGCGAAAATCAGCGTCGGCGCGGCGCGGGTCACCAGCAACCCGCGCGAGCTGATGATCGCCCGCTATGCGGCGGACGTCATTGAACACTCCGGCTACTTCAAACCGGGCTTCTCGATGCAGACCGGCTCCGGCGCGGCGGCGACCGCCTGCACGCGCTTTATGGAAGAGAAGATGGAGCGCAGCGGCGTGAAGGCGCGCTTTGCGCTCGGCGGCATCACCGGCAGCCTGGTGGATCTGCACGAGAAGGGGCTCATCGAAAAGCTGCTCGATACCCAGTGCTTTGACGGCCAGGCGGCGGCCTCGCTGGCGCGCAACCCGAACCACGTGGAGATCTCCACCAACGTCTACGCCAACCCCGGCAGCAAGGCGGCAAGCTGCGACCAGCTTGACGTGGTGATCCTCAGCGCCCTCGAAATCGACGTCGATTTCAACGTCAACGTTATCACTGGCTCCGACGGGGTGATGCGCGGCGCGTCCGGTGGACACTGCGACGTGGCCGCCGCGGCAAACCTGACCATCGTCGTAACGCCGCTGTTGCGCAGCCGCATTCCGACGGTCGTGAAGCGGGTTACCACGCGCCTCACGCCGGGCGAGAGCATCGACGTGCTGGTCACCGACCACGGCATTGCGGTCAACCCGGCGCGCCCGGAGATCCGCGAGCGGCTGCTGGAAGCCGGGCTCAAAGTTGTGGATATCAGCGCGCTTTACGAGCGGGCGATTTCTCTGACGGGCGTACCTAAACCGATTGAATTTACCGACAAAATCGTCGGGGTGATCCGCTACCGCGACGGCAGCGTGATCGACACCGTACGACAGGTGAAGGAGGAAGTGTGA
- a CDS encoding DUF2884 domain-containing protein, whose protein sequence is MRKTLLAVALMATGFTAHADYQCSVTPRDDVVLSPQTVQVKGENGNLVITPDGNVTFNGKPQNLTAAQREQAKDYQAELRTALPWINDGALTRVEKSRVALDKIITKEVGESSNMRTRLTKLDKQLKEQMNRIIETRTDGLTFHYKAIDQVRADGQQLVNQAMGGILQDSINEMGAKAVLKGGGNPLQGVLGSLGGLQTSIQNEWKNQEDDFQQFGKDVCKRVVSLEDSRKALVGTLK, encoded by the coding sequence ATGCGCAAAACGTTGCTGGCTGTTGCTTTGATGGCAACCGGATTCACCGCCCATGCGGATTATCAATGTAGCGTCACCCCGCGTGATGACGTGGTGTTAAGCCCGCAAACCGTGCAGGTCAAAGGCGAGAACGGCAATCTGGTGATTACGCCGGATGGTAACGTGACGTTTAACGGCAAGCCGCAAAACCTGACTGCCGCGCAGCGCGAGCAGGCGAAGGATTACCAGGCTGAGCTGCGTACCGCACTGCCGTGGATCAACGACGGCGCGCTGACCCGCGTTGAGAAAAGCCGCGTCGCGCTGGATAAGATCATCACCAAAGAGGTGGGTGAGAGCAGCAACATGCGCACCCGCCTGACGAAGCTCGATAAGCAGCTTAAAGAGCAGATGAACCGCATTATCGAGACGCGCACCGACGGCCTGACGTTCCACTACAAGGCGATCGATCAGGTCCGCGCTGACGGGCAGCAGCTGGTGAATCAGGCGATGGGCGGCATCCTGCAGGACAGCATCAACGAAATGGGGGCGAAAGCCGTGCTGAAAGGCGGCGGTAACCCGCTGCAGGGCGTGCTGGGCAGCCTGGGCGGCTTGCAGACCTCCATTCAGAACGAGTGGAAGAACCAGGAAGATGATTTCCAGCAGTTCGGCAAAGACGTGTGTAAACGTGTGGTGTCGCTGGAAGATAGCCGGAAGGCGCTGGTGGGGACGCTTAAGTAA
- a CDS encoding endonuclease domain-containing protein translates to MEKSKQLRKQMTPEELLLWYLLRGRRFFGYKFRRQMPIGPYIVDFACFKAKLIVELDGGQHQNKEKYDSRRTEFLNANGWEVLRFWNNEFRANEEEVLIAILQRLQCLMPSP, encoded by the coding sequence ATGGAAAAATCAAAACAACTCCGCAAACAAATGACGCCCGAAGAATTACTCCTCTGGTATTTGCTCAGGGGTCGTCGCTTCTTTGGGTATAAGTTTCGTCGGCAGATGCCTATTGGTCCGTACATCGTGGATTTCGCCTGCTTTAAGGCGAAGCTGATCGTTGAGCTGGACGGGGGTCAGCATCAGAACAAAGAGAAGTATGATTCACGGCGTACCGAGTTTTTGAATGCGAACGGATGGGAAGTCTTACGGTTCTGGAATAACGAATTCAGGGCTAATGAGGAGGAGGTGTTGATAGCTATTCTGCAACGACTGCAATGCCTGATGCCCTCACCCTAA
- the trmB gene encoding tRNA (guanosine(46)-N7)-methyltransferase TrmB, with protein sequence MKNDVISPEFDENGRPLRRIRSFVRRQGRLTKGQQHALDNYWPVMGVEFSEQPLDFAELFGRDAPITLEIGFGMGASLVTMAKARPEQNFLGIEVHSPGVGACLATAHEEGVENLRVMCHDAVEVLHKMIPDNSLTMVQLFFPDPWHKARHNKRRIVQAPFAELVKSKLKLGGVFHMATDWEPYAEHMLEVMSSLDGYKNQSASNDYVPRPESRPVTKFEQRGHRLGHGVWDLMFERVK encoded by the coding sequence ATGAAAAACGACGTCATTTCACCGGAATTTGATGAAAACGGTCGCCCGCTGCGCCGTATTCGCAGCTTTGTCCGCCGTCAGGGCCGCCTGACAAAAGGGCAGCAACATGCGCTGGACAACTACTGGCCGGTGATGGGCGTTGAGTTCAGCGAGCAGCCTCTGGATTTTGCCGAGCTGTTTGGTCGCGACGCGCCGATCACGCTGGAAATTGGCTTCGGTATGGGCGCCTCGCTGGTGACCATGGCGAAAGCGCGACCGGAGCAGAACTTCCTCGGTATCGAAGTCCACTCCCCGGGCGTGGGGGCATGCCTGGCAACGGCCCATGAAGAGGGCGTTGAGAACCTGCGCGTGATGTGTCACGACGCGGTGGAAGTGCTGCATAAAATGATTCCTGACAATTCTTTAACCATGGTTCAGCTCTTTTTCCCTGACCCGTGGCACAAAGCACGTCATAATAAACGCCGTATCGTTCAGGCACCGTTTGCCGAGCTGGTTAAAAGCAAGCTGAAGCTGGGCGGTGTCTTCCATATGGCGACCGACTGGGAACCGTATGCGGAACATATGCTGGAAGTGATGTCGTCGCTGGACGGTTACAAAAACCAGTCTGCGAGCAACGACTATGTACCGCGTCCGGAATCGCGTCCGGTAACGAAATTTGAACAGCGTGGCCATCGTCTTGGTCACGGTGTATGGGACTTAATGTTCGAGAGGGTGAAATAA
- the citG gene encoding triphosphoribosyl-dephospho-CoA synthase CitG — MTGLLATKPRPVDVPALAEAALWQELELTPKPGLVDKLNNGSHRDMDHALFVRSIAAIAPWFSRFAELGNAHADKPADAQLRIIRPMGMACEQAMYAATNGVNTHKGGIFALGLLCFAAGRVKHISADSLCCEVSNICSGLVSRELAARGGQATAGERQFQQYGLTGARGEAENGFATARKALAQWNGQSLHGLLLRLMAVNQDSNLVSRGGIEGLRYVQGYARELLASGWDREALLKMDNALIERNLSPGGSADLLSVGWVLFAIK, encoded by the coding sequence ATGACTGGTTTGCTCGCGACTAAACCGCGCCCGGTTGACGTACCCGCGCTTGCCGAGGCGGCGCTGTGGCAGGAGCTGGAGCTGACGCCCAAGCCGGGGCTGGTGGACAAGCTCAATAACGGTTCCCATCGCGATATGGACCACGCGCTGTTCGTCCGCAGCATTGCGGCGATTGCGCCGTGGTTTTCGCGCTTTGCCGAGCTCGGTAACGCGCATGCGGATAAACCCGCTGACGCACAGCTTCGCATTATCCGCCCGATGGGGATGGCCTGCGAGCAGGCGATGTACGCCGCGACGAACGGAGTGAACACCCACAAGGGCGGGATTTTTGCCCTGGGTTTACTGTGCTTCGCCGCCGGGCGTGTGAAACATATCTCCGCAGACAGCCTCTGCTGTGAGGTAAGTAACATCTGCAGCGGGCTGGTGTCGCGGGAGCTGGCCGCGCGCGGCGGACAGGCGACGGCGGGCGAGCGGCAGTTTCAGCAGTACGGCTTAACCGGCGCGCGCGGAGAGGCGGAAAACGGCTTTGCGACGGCGCGTAAGGCGCTGGCGCAGTGGAACGGACAGTCGCTTCACGGCCTGCTGTTGCGCCTGATGGCGGTCAATCAGGACAGTAATCTCGTCTCGCGCGGCGGCATTGAAGGGCTGCGCTACGTTCAGGGCTACGCGCGGGAATTACTGGCGAGTGGCTGGGATCGCGAGGCGTTGCTGAAGATGGATAACGCATTGATTGAACGGAACCTGAGCCCGGGCGGCAGCGCGGATTTGCTGTCGGTGGGGTGGGTGCTCTTTGCAATAAAATAG
- the hemW gene encoding radical SAM family heme chaperone HemW: protein MANLPPLSLYIHIPWCVQKCPYCDFNSHALKGEVPHDDYVAHLLADLDADVPYAQGREVKTIFIGGGTPSLLSGPAMQTLLDGVRSRLNLAADAEITMEANPGTVEADRFVEYQRAGVNRISIGVQSFSEPKLKRLGRIHGPEEAKRAANLATGLGLRSFNLDLMHGLPDQSLEEALDDLRQAIELNPPHLSWYQLTIEPNTLFGSRPPVLPDDDALWDIFEQGHRLLTAAGYQQYETSAYAKPGYQCQHNLNYWRFGDYLGIGCGAHGKVTFPDGRILRTAKTRHPRGYMEGRYLERQHDVEAADKPFEFFMNRFRLLEAAPRAEFARYTGLPESVIRPQIDEALAQGYLTESEEYWQITEHGKLFLNSLLELFLAEES from the coding sequence ATGGCTAATTTGCCGCCTCTGAGTCTGTATATTCACATCCCGTGGTGCGTGCAGAAATGCCCGTACTGCGATTTCAACTCGCACGCGCTGAAGGGCGAAGTGCCGCACGATGACTACGTTGCGCATCTGCTGGCCGACCTGGATGCCGATGTACCTTACGCACAGGGACGTGAAGTTAAGACCATTTTCATTGGTGGCGGTACGCCGAGCCTGCTGTCAGGCCCGGCGATGCAAACGCTGCTGGACGGCGTGCGTTCGCGCCTGAACCTGGCGGCGGATGCTGAAATTACGATGGAAGCCAACCCCGGCACCGTTGAGGCCGACCGTTTTGTCGAGTATCAGCGCGCGGGCGTGAACCGCATCTCCATCGGCGTGCAGAGCTTTAGCGAACCAAAGCTAAAACGTCTGGGGCGCATTCATGGCCCGGAAGAGGCGAAGCGCGCGGCAAACCTGGCGACCGGTCTTGGCCTTCGCAGCTTCAACCTCGATTTGATGCACGGCCTGCCGGATCAGTCGCTGGAAGAGGCGCTGGACGACCTGCGCCAGGCGATCGAACTGAACCCGCCGCACCTGTCGTGGTATCAGCTCACCATTGAGCCAAACACGCTGTTCGGTTCCCGCCCGCCGGTGCTGCCGGACGACGACGCGCTCTGGGATATCTTCGAGCAGGGTCACAGGCTGCTAACCGCTGCGGGCTATCAGCAGTATGAAACGTCCGCGTATGCGAAGCCGGGCTATCAGTGCCAGCACAACCTGAACTACTGGCGCTTTGGCGACTATCTGGGGATTGGCTGCGGCGCGCACGGCAAGGTGACCTTCCCGGACGGGCGCATTCTGCGCACCGCCAAAACCCGCCACCCGCGCGGATACATGGAAGGCCGCTACCTGGAGCGTCAGCACGACGTTGAGGCGGCGGATAAACCGTTTGAGTTCTTCATGAACCGCTTCCGTCTGCTGGAAGCCGCGCCGCGCGCGGAGTTTGCGCGTTACACCGGGCTGCCGGAGTCGGTGATTCGCCCGCAGATCGACGAAGCGCTGGCCCAGGGGTATCTCACCGAGAGTGAGGAATACTGGCAGATCACCGAGCACGGCAAGCTGTTCTTAAACTCCCTTCTTGAACTGTTCCTCGCCGAAGAATCCTGA
- the mltC gene encoding membrane-bound lytic murein transglycosylase MltC: MKKLLALALVAPLLVSCSSKKGEDYNEAWIKDTNGFDILMGQFAHNIENIWGFNEVLIAGPKDYVKYTDAYQTRSHINFDEGTITVETIAGTDPAARLRQAIVKTLLMGDDPGSIDLYSDADDITISKEPFLYGQVVDQTGQPIRWEGRATKFADYLLQTRLKSRSNGLKIIYSVTINLVPNHLDKRAHKYIGMVRQASRKYGVDESLILAIMQTESSFNPYAVSRSDALGLMQVVQHSAGKDVFRAQGKSGTPSRSYLFDPQSNIDTGTAYLAMLNNVYLGGIDNPTSRRYAVITAYNGGAGSVLRVFSNDKVQAANIINSMAPGDVYSTLTTRHPSAESRRYLYKVNTAQKNYRRR; this comes from the coding sequence ATGAAAAAACTTTTAGCGCTAGCCCTTGTTGCGCCGTTGCTTGTCTCGTGTTCGTCAAAAAAAGGCGAAGATTACAACGAAGCCTGGATCAAGGACACCAACGGTTTTGACATTTTGATGGGGCAGTTTGCCCACAACATCGAGAACATATGGGGATTTAACGAAGTTCTTATTGCAGGACCGAAGGACTACGTTAAGTACACCGACGCCTATCAGACCCGAAGCCACATCAACTTTGATGAGGGTACGATAACGGTTGAAACCATCGCAGGCACCGACCCTGCGGCACGACTGCGTCAGGCGATCGTCAAAACCCTGCTGATGGGTGACGATCCTGGATCTATCGATCTCTACTCCGATGCCGACGATATCACGATCTCGAAAGAGCCGTTCCTGTACGGCCAGGTTGTCGATCAGACCGGCCAGCCGATCCGCTGGGAAGGTCGCGCCACGAAATTTGCCGACTACCTGCTGCAGACGCGCCTGAAAAGCCGCTCTAACGGTCTGAAGATTATCTACAGCGTCACCATCAACCTCGTCCCAAACCACCTGGACAAGCGTGCGCATAAGTACATTGGGATGGTGCGTCAGGCCTCGCGCAAGTACGGCGTGGATGAGTCGCTGATCCTGGCGATTATGCAGACCGAATCCTCGTTCAACCCGTACGCGGTAAGCCGTTCCGACGCCCTGGGGCTGATGCAGGTTGTGCAGCACAGCGCCGGTAAAGACGTCTTCCGCGCGCAGGGGAAATCCGGCACGCCGAGCCGCAGCTATCTGTTCGATCCGCAGAGCAACATTGATACCGGCACGGCCTATCTGGCGATGCTGAACAATGTGTACCTGGGCGGAATTGATAACCCTACGTCGCGCCGCTATGCGGTGATCACCGCCTATAACGGCGGCGCGGGCAGCGTGCTGCGCGTCTTCTCGAATGACAAAGTGCAGGCCGCAAACATCATCAACAGCATGGCGCCGGGGGATGTCTACTCTACCCTCACCACCCGGCACCCGTCTGCGGAATCCCGTCGCTATCTGTATAAGGTGAATACGGCGCAGAAGAACTATCGTCGCCGGTGA
- a CDS encoding YggL family protein — MAKNRSRRLRKKMHIEEFQEVGFSVAWRFPEGTSVEQIDQDVDAFINDVIEPNKLAFDGSGYLAWEGLICTQEVGKCTEEHQALVRKWLEDHKLEDVRVSELFDVWWD, encoded by the coding sequence ATGGCAAAGAATCGTAGCCGTCGTCTGCGTAAAAAGATGCACATCGAAGAATTCCAGGAAGTGGGCTTCTCCGTTGCGTGGCGTTTCCCGGAAGGCACCAGTGTAGAGCAGATCGATCAGGACGTGGATGCGTTCATCAATGACGTGATTGAGCCAAACAAGCTGGCCTTCGACGGTAGCGGCTACCTGGCCTGGGAAGGTCTGATCTGCACCCAGGAAGTGGGTAAATGCACCGAAGAACATCAGGCGCTGGTACGTAAATGGCTTGAAGACCACAAGCTCGAAGATGTACGCGTCAGCGAACTTTTCGACGTTTGGTGGGACTAA
- a CDS encoding nucleoside permease: protein MNLKLQLKILSFLQFCLWGSWLTTLGSYMFVTLKFDGASIGAVYSSLGIAAVFMPTLLGIVADKWLSAKWLYMLCHLVGAGTLFMAAQVTTPGAMFMVILLNSLAYMPTLGLINTISYYRLKSADMDIVTDFPPIRIWGTIGFIMAMWGVSFAGFELSHMQLYIGAALSVLLAIFTLTLPHIPVSNQQKNQSWSTMLGLDAFALFKNKRMAIFFIFSMLLGAELQITNMFGNTFLHSFDNNPLFSGSFIVEHASVMMSISQISETLFILTIPFFLSRYGIKNVMLISIAAWMLRFGLFAYGDPSPFGTVLLVLSMIVYGCAFDFFNISGSVFVEKEVKPEIRASAQGMFLMMTNGFGCILGGVVSGKVVEMYTTNGITNWQPVWLIFAAYSLVLFFAFIALFKYKHVREPHGAQPIAH, encoded by the coding sequence ATGAACCTTAAGCTGCAGCTTAAAATTTTGTCGTTTCTGCAGTTCTGCCTGTGGGGTAGCTGGCTGACTACACTCGGCTCCTATATGTTTGTGACGCTCAAGTTCGATGGTGCGTCAATCGGTGCCGTTTACAGCTCGCTCGGTATTGCGGCTGTCTTCATGCCAACGCTGCTGGGCATCGTGGCGGATAAATGGTTGAGTGCGAAATGGCTGTACATGCTTTGCCATCTGGTGGGCGCGGGGACGCTGTTTATGGCAGCCCAGGTGACCACGCCGGGGGCGATGTTCATGGTGATCCTGCTTAACTCGCTGGCCTATATGCCAACGCTTGGCCTGATCAACACCATCTCCTACTACCGCCTGAAGTCCGCGGATATGGATATCGTGACCGATTTCCCGCCAATCCGTATCTGGGGAACTATCGGCTTTATCATGGCGATGTGGGGCGTGAGCTTCGCGGGCTTCGAACTGAGCCATATGCAGCTCTATATCGGCGCAGCGCTCTCCGTGCTGCTGGCGATCTTTACCCTGACGCTGCCGCACATTCCGGTCTCAAACCAGCAAAAAAACCAGAGCTGGAGCACCATGCTCGGCCTGGACGCCTTCGCGCTGTTCAAAAACAAACGCATGGCGATCTTCTTTATCTTCTCCATGCTGCTGGGCGCGGAGCTGCAGATCACCAACATGTTCGGCAACACCTTCCTGCACAGCTTCGATAACAACCCGCTGTTCTCCGGCAGCTTTATCGTTGAACATGCGTCGGTGATGATGTCCATCTCTCAGATCTCTGAGACGCTGTTCATTCTGACCATCCCGTTCTTCCTGAGCCGCTACGGCATCAAGAACGTCATGCTGATCAGTATCGCGGCATGGATGCTGCGCTTCGGTCTGTTCGCCTACGGCGACCCAAGCCCGTTCGGCACCGTACTGCTGGTACTGTCGATGATCGTTTACGGCTGCGCCTTCGACTTCTTCAACATCTCCGGTTCGGTGTTTGTGGAAAAAGAGGTGAAGCCTGAAATTCGCGCCAGCGCGCAGGGTATGTTCCTGATGATGACCAACGGCTTCGGCTGTATTCTGGGCGGAGTGGTAAGCGGTAAAGTGGTTGAGATGTACACCACCAACGGCATTACCAACTGGCAGCCTGTGTGGCTGATCTTCGCGGCGTACTCGCTGGTGCTGTTCTTCGCGTTCATCGCGCTGTTCAAGTACAAGCACGTGCGTGAACCGCACGGTGCGCAGCCGATCGCGCATTGA
- the citX gene encoding citrate lyase holo-[acyl-carrier protein] synthase codes for MILATPVRAGVSLDELLAAKERRAARQADMLEHYQQPVISLTLVTPGEIKDSLRYRNTMGVALQMCDQLLWENRWQVLDRQVLWLPTGPEALWCVAHPAVEIKAHCSDLEQTHPLGRLWDLDVICPQHGHVGRQSLGANLRRCLICDEPAHACSRSRAHPVEQVVSRVEKTIDDWFARD; via the coding sequence GTGATTTTAGCGACACCCGTGCGGGCGGGTGTCAGTCTGGACGAACTGCTGGCGGCGAAAGAGCGCCGCGCAGCGCGCCAGGCTGACATGCTCGAGCACTATCAACAACCGGTGATTTCCCTCACGCTGGTCACGCCGGGGGAAATCAAGGACAGCCTGCGCTATCGCAACACCATGGGCGTGGCGCTGCAGATGTGCGACCAGCTGCTGTGGGAAAACCGCTGGCAGGTGCTGGACCGCCAGGTTCTATGGCTCCCGACCGGGCCAGAAGCCCTGTGGTGCGTGGCCCATCCCGCTGTGGAAATCAAAGCGCACTGTTCGGATTTGGAGCAGACGCACCCGCTCGGCAGGCTGTGGGATCTGGACGTGATCTGCCCTCAGCACGGCCACGTCGGGCGTCAGTCGCTGGGCGCAAATTTAAGGCGTTGTCTGATCTGCGACGAGCCCGCTCATGCCTGTTCCCGTTCGCGCGCTCATCCTGTGGAGCAGGTGGTTTCCCGCGTGGAGAAGACGATCGATGACTGGTTTGCTCGCGACTAA
- the mutY gene encoding A/G-specific adenine glycosylase translates to MQASQFSAQVLDWYDKYGRKTLPWQIEKTPYKVWLSEVMLQQTQVATVIPYFERFMARFPTVTDLANAPLDEVLHLWTGLGYYARARNLHKAAQQVAMRHNGKFPETFDEVADLPGVGRSTAGAILSLSLGKHFPILDGNVKRVLARCYAVDGWPGKKDVEKRLWEISEAVTPANGVERFNQAMMDLGAMVCTRSKPKCELCPVNNLCVAYANHSWAQYPGKKPKQTLPERTGYMLLMQHGDEVFLAQRPPSGLWGGLYCFPQFEDEDLLREWLKQRGIAADNLTQLTAFRHTFSHFHLDIVPMWLPVSSFASCMDEGTALWYNLAQPPSVGLAAPVERLLQQLRAGAMV, encoded by the coding sequence ATGCAAGCCTCTCAATTTTCAGCCCAGGTGCTGGACTGGTACGACAAATACGGGCGTAAAACCCTGCCCTGGCAAATTGAAAAAACGCCTTACAAAGTATGGCTCTCCGAGGTGATGTTGCAACAAACGCAGGTCGCCACGGTGATCCCTTACTTCGAGCGTTTTATGGCGCGCTTCCCGACGGTGACCGATCTGGCCAACGCCCCGCTGGACGAGGTCCTGCACCTGTGGACCGGTCTTGGCTATTACGCCCGCGCGCGTAACCTTCACAAGGCCGCACAGCAGGTTGCCATGCGCCACAACGGGAAATTCCCGGAAACCTTCGATGAGGTGGCCGATCTCCCCGGCGTCGGACGTTCAACCGCAGGCGCCATTCTCTCCCTGTCTTTAGGCAAGCATTTCCCGATCCTCGACGGCAACGTGAAGCGCGTGCTGGCACGCTGCTACGCCGTCGACGGCTGGCCGGGGAAGAAGGACGTTGAAAAACGTCTTTGGGAAATAAGTGAAGCGGTCACCCCGGCTAACGGCGTCGAGCGTTTCAACCAGGCGATGATGGATCTCGGCGCGATGGTCTGCACGCGCTCAAAACCAAAATGCGAACTCTGCCCGGTGAATAATCTCTGCGTGGCGTATGCCAACCATTCATGGGCGCAATATCCGGGTAAGAAACCCAAACAGACGCTGCCGGAGCGCACCGGCTATATGCTGCTGATGCAGCACGGCGACGAGGTCTTCCTCGCCCAGCGTCCACCGAGCGGTCTGTGGGGTGGTCTATACTGCTTCCCACAGTTTGAAGATGAAGATTTGCTGCGTGAATGGCTTAAACAGCGCGGGATTGCTGCCGATAACCTGACGCAGCTGACCGCGTTTCGCCATACGTTCAGCCATTTCCACCTGGATATTGTACCCATGTGGCTTCCCGTGTCGTCATTTGCCTCGTGCATGGATGAAGGCACCGCTCTCTGGTATAACTTAGCGCAACCGCCATCAGTCGGACTGGCGGCTCCCGTGGAGCGCCTGTTACAGCAATTACGTGCCGGTGCAATGGTTTAG
- a CDS encoding oxidative damage protection protein has translation MARTIFCTFLQRDAEGQDFQLYPGDLGKRIYNEISKEAWGQWQKKQTMLINEKKLSMMNPEHRKLLEQEMVSFLFEGKDVHIEGYTPPEK, from the coding sequence ATGGCCAGAACGATTTTTTGTACTTTCCTGCAGCGTGACGCTGAAGGCCAGGATTTCCAGCTTTATCCGGGCGACCTGGGTAAACGCATCTACAATGAAATCTCCAAAGAAGCCTGGGGACAGTGGCAGAAAAAGCAGACCATGCTGATCAACGAGAAAAAACTCAGCATGATGAACCCGGAACACCGCAAGCTGCTGGAGCAGGAGATGGTGAGCTTCCTGTTCGAAGGTAAAGACGTGCACATCGAAGGCTATACGCCACCGGAAAAATAA